Proteins encoded by one window of Emticicia oligotrophica DSM 17448:
- a CDS encoding DUF6454 family protein — MRLFLTFSLFLLNIIFSQAQLIEKVTKLTPNTVWTQISSVPLKFPTYHPQGMVKVGDYYFMSSVEVIQKPINGGTGEGKGHLFKFDGNGNLITKITLGEGSIYHPGGIDFDGKFIWIPVAEYRPYSQSIIYKVDAQTLQITEVLRAKDHIGAIVYDAENKKIHGASWGSRNFYEWELKSSNKHLQANIIHENIRVKNPSFYIDYQDCHYLGQHQMLCSGFQKYAQPNGSIVRLGGFEIINLVDKRPIFQVPIKLWSPTGLAMTNNPFWVEQNSEGIKAYFVPDDDEASILFIYVAKIE, encoded by the coding sequence ATGCGGCTATTTCTAACTTTCTCACTTTTTTTACTGAATATTATTTTTTCACAAGCTCAGCTTATTGAAAAAGTAACGAAACTTACTCCCAATACAGTTTGGACTCAAATAAGCTCTGTTCCGCTAAAATTTCCCACCTATCATCCACAAGGAATGGTAAAAGTAGGTGACTATTATTTTATGAGTTCGGTAGAAGTAATACAAAAACCTATTAATGGAGGAACTGGGGAAGGTAAAGGTCATTTATTCAAATTTGATGGTAATGGAAATTTAATTACCAAAATTACACTTGGCGAAGGTAGTATTTACCACCCTGGAGGTATAGACTTTGATGGTAAATTCATTTGGATTCCAGTGGCCGAATATCGACCTTATAGCCAATCTATTATTTATAAAGTTGATGCACAAACACTTCAAATAACTGAGGTTTTAAGAGCTAAAGACCACATTGGTGCTATTGTATATGATGCTGAAAACAAGAAAATTCATGGAGCAAGTTGGGGGTCAAGAAATTTTTATGAATGGGAGCTAAAATCATCTAATAAGCATTTACAAGCTAATATTATACATGAGAATATTCGCGTAAAAAATCCATCTTTTTATATTGATTACCAAGATTGCCATTACCTCGGTCAACATCAAATGCTATGTTCTGGTTTTCAAAAATATGCACAACCAAATGGCTCAATAGTAAGATTAGGCGGTTTTGAAATAATAAATTTGGTTGATAAACGACCTATTTTTCAAGTTCCAATCAAATTATGGTCGCCAACAGGTTTAGCAATGACCAATAATCCATTTTGGGTTGAACAAAATAGTGAAGGTATCAAAGCATATTTTGTTCCTGACGATGATGAAGCTTCTATTTTGTTTATATATGTGGCTAAAATTGAGTAG
- a CDS encoding outer membrane beta-barrel protein, whose product MKKIAVITLFSLFGLFTNTFAQKNFQLGIKGGVTFNQIYTDAGSFGKNISQSYDTKTGYVAGIWTRFGDKVYLQPEVLLAQKGGTIDIQGQKLKFSYNNLDVPVLVGFKFLRIFRINAGPVASFKLSEDQKLKDALKDLTSNDETLKNAALGYQLGVGVKLLGINFDLRKVGSLSEVSALNLSNNQFKDKGWQFTVGFKIL is encoded by the coding sequence ATGAAAAAAATCGCGGTTATTACTCTTTTCTCTTTGTTTGGCCTGTTTACAAATACTTTTGCTCAGAAGAATTTTCAATTAGGAATAAAAGGAGGAGTTACTTTTAATCAGATTTATACTGATGCAGGCTCGTTTGGGAAAAACATTTCTCAAAGTTATGATACCAAAACTGGCTATGTAGCAGGTATTTGGACACGTTTTGGTGACAAAGTTTATCTACAACCAGAAGTACTATTAGCACAAAAAGGTGGCACAATTGATATTCAAGGACAAAAATTGAAATTTTCATACAATAACCTAGATGTGCCAGTTTTAGTTGGATTTAAGTTTTTAAGAATTTTTAGAATTAATGCGGGACCAGTTGCTTCGTTTAAACTTTCAGAAGACCAAAAACTAAAAGATGCTCTCAAAGATTTAACTTCTAACGATGAAACTCTTAAAAATGCTGCGTTGGGGTATCAACTGGGAGTTGGTGTTAAACTTCTTGGAATTAATTTTGACCTTAGAAAAGTTGGTAGCTTATCAGAAGTTTCTGCCTTGAATTTAAGCAATAATCAATTCAAAGATAAAGGTTGGCAATTTACGGTTGGTTTCAAGATTTTGTAA
- the radA gene encoding DNA repair protein RadA, translating to MAKVKTAYFCQSCGFSSPKYLGRCTSCGEWNTMIEEVLAKSEPEKGNWKFTGSNAQRTVNKPKTLTEITTQERYRIITEDDELNRVLGGGIVPGSLVLIGGEPGIGKSTLMLQIALSLKDYTILYVSGEESEQQIKMRAERMQYVNERCYILNETSTDNIFRQIELTEPDIVVIDSIQTLASPLIESGAGSVSQVKECTAELMKFSKESDTPVIMIGHITKDGSLAGPKVLEHMVDTVLQFEGDRHMTYRILRTTKNRFGSTSELGIYEMQGTGLRQVSNPSEILISQREEDLSGITIAAMLEGNRPLLIEIQSLVSVATYGTPQRTSNGFDSRRTQMLLAVLEKRGGFRLGTQDVFLNIAGGLKVEDPAIDLAICVSIVSSYEDISVPSSCCFAAEVGLGGEIRAVNRIENRISEAEKLGFKKIFVSKYNLKGIDLNQYKIQIFAATKLEEVFSELFG from the coding sequence ATGGCAAAAGTAAAAACAGCATATTTCTGTCAAAGTTGTGGTTTCAGTTCTCCAAAATATTTAGGAAGATGTACTTCTTGTGGCGAATGGAATACGATGATTGAAGAAGTTTTGGCTAAATCTGAACCCGAAAAAGGTAATTGGAAATTCACAGGCTCAAATGCACAACGAACGGTCAATAAGCCTAAAACGCTTACTGAAATCACTACTCAAGAACGTTATAGAATTATTACTGAAGATGATGAACTGAATCGAGTATTGGGTGGAGGAATTGTGCCTGGCTCACTCGTATTAATAGGAGGGGAGCCGGGAATAGGTAAATCAACTCTGATGCTTCAAATTGCTTTAAGTTTAAAAGATTACACCATTCTCTATGTTTCGGGTGAAGAAAGTGAACAACAAATTAAGATGCGTGCTGAAAGAATGCAGTATGTGAATGAACGTTGCTATATTTTGAATGAAACTTCAACTGATAATATTTTTCGTCAAATAGAGTTGACTGAACCTGATATTGTGGTTATTGACTCCATACAAACTTTAGCTTCGCCTTTAATAGAATCAGGGGCTGGAAGTGTCTCTCAAGTAAAAGAATGTACGGCTGAATTGATGAAGTTCTCGAAAGAGTCTGATACGCCCGTAATTATGATTGGGCATATTACTAAAGACGGTTCATTGGCAGGACCCAAAGTTTTGGAACACATGGTTGATACAGTTTTACAATTCGAGGGTGACCGCCACATGACTTACCGTATTCTCAGAACTACCAAAAATCGCTTTGGAAGTACTTCTGAATTGGGTATTTATGAAATGCAAGGGACAGGCCTTAGACAAGTGAGCAATCCATCAGAAATTTTGATTTCACAACGTGAAGAAGATTTGAGCGGAATTACGATTGCGGCTATGCTTGAAGGAAACCGACCACTTTTGATAGAAATTCAATCCTTAGTGAGCGTTGCTACTTATGGTACTCCCCAAAGAACTAGCAATGGTTTTGATAGTCGTCGAACACAAATGCTTCTTGCGGTTCTTGAAAAAAGAGGGGGATTTAGACTCGGTACTCAAGATGTGTTTTTGAATATTGCTGGTGGCTTAAAAGTAGAAGACCCAGCCATTGACCTTGCCATTTGTGTTTCAATAGTTTCATCTTATGAAGATATTAGCGTACCAAGCTCTTGTTGTTTTGCTGCTGAAGTGGGTTTAGGTGGCGAAATAAGGGCCGTAAATCGAATTGAAAATCGTATTTCGGAAGCTGAGAAATTAGGGTTTAAAAAAATATTTGTTTCAAAGTATAATTTAAAAGGAATAGACCTTAATCAGTACAAAATTCAGATTTTTGCGGCAACCAAACTTGAAGAAGTATTTAGTGAACTATTTGGATAA
- a CDS encoding aldose 1-epimerase family protein: MMYYIENEYLEVGIDPKGAELFSIYNKQHEIDYVWGADPEFWGKSSPVLFPIVGGLKDNTYFFEDKEYSLPRHGFARDYEFEVEDHWDDGISFLLRSNEETLKVYPFEFELRLVYELYANLLSVTYHVTNVGEKDMYFSIGGHPAFNVPLEKGLNYDDFHLEFETEEAFMRWPLSEKGLILEEPVALLGVTEIEDEIVVNESNKIPLTKELFHQDALVFKQLNSTSVTLKSENSSRSLRFDFAGFPYLGIWAAKNADFVCIEPWCGIADSVSHSQNITEKEGINFLPAGEVFERAWAVKIN; encoded by the coding sequence ATGATGTATTACATAGAAAACGAATATTTAGAAGTAGGAATCGACCCCAAAGGAGCTGAATTATTTAGTATATATAATAAGCAGCATGAGATTGATTATGTTTGGGGAGCAGACCCCGAATTTTGGGGGAAATCGTCTCCAGTCTTGTTTCCTATTGTTGGAGGACTAAAAGATAATACCTATTTTTTTGAAGATAAGGAATATTCATTACCTCGCCACGGTTTCGCCCGTGACTATGAATTTGAAGTTGAAGACCATTGGGATGATGGCATTAGCTTTTTGCTTCGTTCTAATGAAGAAACTCTAAAAGTTTATCCTTTTGAATTTGAATTACGTCTGGTATATGAATTATACGCCAATCTTTTAAGTGTTACTTATCACGTAACTAATGTTGGTGAAAAAGATATGTATTTTTCAATTGGTGGACATCCAGCATTTAATGTGCCCCTCGAAAAAGGTTTAAACTACGATGATTTTCATTTAGAATTTGAAACAGAAGAGGCTTTCATGCGTTGGCCTTTGAGCGAAAAAGGGCTAATATTAGAAGAGCCAGTAGCTCTTTTGGGAGTAACAGAAATAGAAGATGAGATTGTAGTTAATGAAAGTAATAAAATACCGCTCACTAAAGAGTTATTTCACCAAGATGCTCTTGTGTTCAAACAATTGAATTCAACTTCAGTAACCTTAAAATCAGAAAATAGTAGCCGCTCTCTTCGGTTTGATTTTGCTGGTTTTCCGTATTTAGGTATTTGGGCAGCTAAAAATGCTGATTTTGTGTGTATCGAACCGTGGTGTGGAATAGCCGATTCTGTTAGTCACTCACAAAATATTACTGAAAAAGAGGGGATTAATTTTTTACCTGCGGGTGAGGTTTTTGAACGAGCTTGGGCAGTTAAAATTAATTGA
- a CDS encoding VIT1/CCC1 transporter family protein, with product MHEHHHEEHLGSSEFITDIVIGMSDGLTVPFALAAGLSGAVHTNDIVVTAGIAEIVAGSIAMGLGGYLAGRTEIEHYESELKREYEEVERVPEREKQEVRDVFAEYGLSKHLQDEIADELAKDKKKWVDFMMKFELGLEQPNQHRATKSAATIGISYIIGGLIPLSPYFFTTNPIDGLKYSCIATLICLFVFGYFKSKVTGQPPFIGALKVTTIGAIAAAAAFFVAKALE from the coding sequence ATGCACGAACATCATCACGAAGAACACTTAGGTAGTTCTGAATTTATCACTGATATTGTCATCGGAATGTCTGATGGTCTAACTGTTCCATTTGCTTTAGCTGCAGGTCTCAGTGGTGCGGTTCACACAAACGATATCGTCGTTACAGCGGGTATCGCTGAAATAGTTGCTGGTTCTATTGCCATGGGCTTGGGTGGTTATTTAGCTGGAAGAACTGAAATAGAACACTATGAGTCTGAACTTAAACGTGAATATGAGGAAGTTGAACGCGTTCCAGAACGTGAAAAGCAAGAAGTGCGTGATGTTTTTGCTGAATATGGCCTAAGCAAACACCTTCAAGATGAAATTGCCGATGAACTTGCGAAGGATAAGAAAAAATGGGTTGATTTCATGATGAAATTTGAGCTAGGGCTCGAACAACCCAACCAACACAGAGCAACCAAAAGTGCAGCAACCATAGGCATTTCATACATTATTGGAGGACTTATCCCACTTTCACCTTATTTCTTTACAACAAACCCAATTGATGGCTTAAAATATTCTTGTATAGCAACATTAATTTGTTTATTTGTGTTTGGATACTTTAAGAGTAAAGTAACTGGGCAACCTCCATTCATTGGTGCTTTAAAGGTTACTACTATTGGAGCAATTGCAGCAGCTGCAGCCTTTTTTGTAGCAAAAGCTCTTGAATAA
- a CDS encoding NRDE family protein: MCVLTYIPTKNNGFILTSNRDEAVSREPAIPPRKYNLHGQNVFFPKDPKGGGTWIASSGEITLCLLNGGIEKHISKPPYRQSRGKVVLDYFEYQNINDFVNRYFFEGIEPFTLIVIENTQEINIHELRWSGERIYLSQIDNTKPHIWSSVTLYSPQIIKQREEWFKYYSSLEKEPNSLSILDFHHTGGSTDSRNAIKMNRDDTLKTISITQFIINEFDFTISYQDLQAKTTFMYRVFRELTS, translated from the coding sequence ATGTGTGTTCTGACTTATATTCCGACCAAAAATAACGGATTTATCCTCACCTCAAACCGAGATGAAGCAGTTTCTCGTGAACCAGCTATACCACCACGAAAATATAACCTCCACGGACAAAATGTTTTCTTTCCAAAAGACCCCAAAGGTGGTGGTACTTGGATAGCAAGTAGTGGCGAAATTACGCTTTGTTTGTTGAATGGTGGAATTGAGAAACATATCTCCAAACCGCCATATAGACAAAGTAGAGGTAAGGTAGTTCTAGATTATTTTGAGTATCAAAATATAAACGACTTTGTAAATCGTTATTTTTTTGAAGGAATAGAGCCTTTTACACTTATAGTGATTGAAAACACCCAAGAAATTAATATTCATGAATTAAGATGGAGCGGAGAAAGAATATATTTATCACAAATAGATAATACCAAACCACATATCTGGTCGTCGGTTACGTTATATAGTCCTCAAATAATTAAACAAAGAGAAGAGTGGTTTAAATATTATTCTTCTCTTGAAAAAGAACCAAACTCTTTATCAATATTAGACTTCCATCATACAGGAGGAAGTACCGATAGTAGAAATGCAATCAAAATGAATCGTGATGATACACTTAAAACCATTTCTATCACTCAGTTTATCATTAACGAATTTGATTTTACCATTTCTTACCAAGACCTTCAAGCTAAAACCACCTTCATGTATCGTGTATTTAGAGAACTTACCTCATGA
- a CDS encoding DinB family protein, producing the protein MTINASLSVLNQLNDLLSQLKPIEYTQKLSVFNGSSIGQHVRHTVEFFQCLLEGFDTGTIDYDARKRNILIETDLNYTLTLVEMIQQKIKGISNTYSPIQLRVRYGEIDFELIETNFMRELVYLIEHSIHHFALIRIGIQENFKQVTIETNFGVAYSTIKFKEKITVYSN; encoded by the coding sequence ATGACTATAAATGCCTCCCTCTCAGTTCTTAACCAATTAAATGACCTACTTTCACAACTAAAACCGATTGAATATACCCAAAAACTATCGGTTTTTAATGGAAGTAGCATCGGGCAACACGTGCGGCACACGGTAGAGTTTTTTCAGTGTTTACTCGAAGGATTCGACACCGGTACGATTGATTACGATGCAAGAAAACGGAATATACTCATCGAAACCGACTTAAATTATACGCTCACATTGGTTGAAATGATTCAGCAAAAAATCAAAGGTATTTCTAATACTTATTCGCCAATTCAGCTCAGAGTTAGATACGGAGAAATTGATTTTGAGCTAATAGAAACCAATTTTATGCGTGAATTAGTCTATCTCATCGAACACTCAATTCATCATTTTGCCTTAATTCGAATTGGGATTCAGGAGAATTTCAAACAAGTAACTATCGAAACAAATTTCGGTGTGGCATATTCTACCATAAAATTCAAAGAAAAAATCACTGTATATAGTAATTAA
- a CDS encoding YceI family protein, with protein MLAKLSKSILLLFVIVQATLSHAQNWKPTTAAVTFNIKHALGSTADGSFKGFSGTVVFDANNLAGSALKASIDTKTIDTGLGLRDKTLKGSDYFDVEKYPKISMVSTKIEKGTKENEYISYFNLTIKKTTKNVKIPFTFIQNGTNAQLKSNFQVNRLEYEVGEKSSLLGNVATVSITLNVQQ; from the coding sequence ATGCTCGCTAAGTTATCGAAAAGTATTCTTCTGTTGTTTGTCATCGTGCAAGCCACATTGAGCCACGCCCAAAATTGGAAGCCCACGACCGCGGCCGTAACATTCAATATAAAACACGCATTGGGCTCTACTGCCGATGGTTCTTTCAAAGGTTTTTCGGGAACGGTGGTTTTCGATGCCAATAATCTTGCGGGTTCTGCACTAAAGGCAAGTATTGACACCAAAACCATTGATACAGGTTTGGGGCTTCGTGATAAAACCCTCAAAGGTAGCGATTACTTTGATGTAGAAAAATACCCGAAAATCTCGATGGTTTCGACCAAAATTGAAAAGGGAACAAAAGAAAACGAATACATCAGCTATTTTAATCTGACGATTAAGAAAACGACAAAAAATGTAAAAATTCCTTTCACTTTTATCCAAAATGGCACAAATGCCCAACTGAAAAGCAACTTTCAAGTCAATAGATTAGAGTATGAGGTTGGAGAAAAAAGCTCGCTTTTGGGCAATGTTGCCACGGTTTCTATCACTTTAAACGTTCAACAATAA
- a CDS encoding DM13 domain-containing protein: MKIIIALITAVFLAGCQKEDILENPDTNSTTNPMVNSMTTQTNFNTAGQILLLQGNFENAVHATSGIVKIYEDKDKKRTLVFENFKTDAGPDLRIYLAEDRSVTNFIQITDKVQNGNLSLAIPTNADLKKQNHVLIWCRQFSVLFGFAALK, translated from the coding sequence ATGAAAATAATCATCGCTCTTATTACCGCTGTGTTTTTGGCTGGATGCCAGAAAGAGGACATTCTCGAAAATCCTGATACAAATTCTACCACGAATCCGATGGTCAATAGTATGACCACGCAGACGAATTTTAACACAGCCGGACAGATACTTTTACTACAAGGAAACTTCGAGAATGCCGTACACGCCACATCTGGAATTGTAAAAATCTACGAAGACAAAGACAAAAAACGCACATTGGTTTTTGAAAATTTCAAGACCGATGCTGGTCCTGATTTACGGATTTATCTTGCCGAAGACCGTTCGGTAACCAACTTTATTCAGATAACCGACAAAGTACAAAATGGTAATCTTTCCTTGGCAATTCCTACCAATGCCGATTTGAAAAAACAAAATCACGTACTGATTTGGTGCCGACAATTTTCGGTTTTGTTCGGCTTTGCGGCTTTGAAGTGA
- a CDS encoding Crp/Fnr family transcriptional regulator — MNLDTKYWYLRDHKLFDVLSSTELKSICMITNFKSAKKGEIILFSHDENTRVYFLKKGTLKIVEIDEKGNEIVKDIIQKGDIFGEFTLTETQSDEYAVAVSDNVICCSFKMDDFEKLLEKNPQLGLSYTKWMGFRFKRLQNRYSNLMFKDVRTRFKSFLDEWAAKEGTASVDEVVLTNYLTHQDIASLICSTRQTVTQLFNEFKEKGILDYSRTEIILKKAA; from the coding sequence ATGAACCTCGATACAAAATATTGGTACCTCAGAGACCACAAACTTTTTGATGTACTTTCTTCCACAGAATTGAAATCAATCTGCATGATTACCAATTTCAAATCGGCGAAGAAAGGCGAAATTATTTTGTTTTCGCACGATGAAAACACAAGAGTTTATTTCTTGAAAAAAGGCACATTGAAAATTGTAGAAATCGACGAAAAAGGCAACGAAATTGTTAAAGACATTATCCAAAAAGGCGATATTTTTGGCGAATTTACCTTGACCGAAACGCAGTCTGATGAATATGCAGTAGCCGTTTCGGATAATGTGATTTGTTGCAGTTTTAAGATGGATGATTTTGAAAAACTTTTAGAGAAAAATCCTCAATTGGGGCTTTCTTACACGAAATGGATGGGTTTTAGGTTTAAAAGACTACAAAATCGTTACTCAAATTTGATGTTTAAAGATGTTCGTACACGCTTCAAAAGCTTTTTAGACGAGTGGGCAGCAAAAGAAGGCACGGCGTCGGTCGATGAAGTTGTTCTGACAAACTATCTTACTCATCAAGACATCGCCAGTTTGATTTGTAGCACACGCCAGACGGTTACGCAACTCTTCAATGAGTTTAAAGAAAAAGGTATTTTGGATTACTCACGCACCGAAATTATTCTGAAAAAAGCTGCATAA
- a CDS encoding DoxX family protein, which yields MNLSKISSWILRIVAAVILLQTLYFKFTAHPESVELFSKLGVEPWGRIGTGVLELITGILLLIPATAFIGGFLGMGLMFGAIASHLFVIGIESKGDGGQLFMLAIIVLICSIFIQIIHQNEGKRLMQKYFPKI from the coding sequence ATGAACCTTTCTAAAATAAGCTCTTGGATTTTACGAATCGTTGCCGCTGTGATTCTTTTACAAACACTTTATTTCAAATTTACAGCTCACCCTGAGTCGGTTGAGTTGTTTAGCAAACTCGGCGTTGAACCGTGGGGAAGAATCGGAACGGGTGTTTTGGAGTTGATTACTGGTATTTTATTACTCATTCCTGCTACGGCCTTTATTGGTGGATTTCTCGGAATGGGACTCATGTTTGGGGCAATTGCTTCGCATTTATTTGTCATCGGAATCGAGTCGAAAGGCGATGGCGGTCAGCTTTTTATGTTGGCTATTATAGTATTAATTTGTTCGATTTTTATTCAAATTATTCACCAAAACGAAGGGAAAAGGCTTATGCAGAAGTACTTTCCTAAAATATAA
- a CDS encoding YHS domain-containing (seleno)protein, giving the protein MKFRFLTLCFLVGFTTQIFAQTAVRTKQFNLENGLAIQGYDPVAYFTQNKAIEGNKQFSANFEGATYRFVSAANKDLFLKEPKKYEPQYGGWCAYAMGATGEKVEIDPETFKILNGKLYLFYHSWANNTLPKWNKDEVNLKSKADKSWMNIFH; this is encoded by the coding sequence ATGAAATTCCGATTTTTAACCTTATGCTTTTTAGTGGGATTTACCACTCAAATTTTTGCCCAAACGGCCGTTCGAACCAAACAATTTAACCTCGAAAACGGCTTAGCGATTCAGGGCTACGACCCCGTGGCGTATTTTACACAAAACAAGGCCATTGAAGGCAACAAGCAATTCAGTGCCAACTTTGAAGGTGCAACCTACAGATTTGTCAGTGCAGCCAACAAAGATTTATTTCTGAAAGAACCTAAAAAGTATGAACCACAATACGGTGGTTGGTGTGCGTATGCGATGGGAGCCACGGGTGAAAAAGTAGAAATCGACCCCGAAACTTTCAAGATTTTGAATGGAAAACTCTACCTTTTTTATCATTCTTGGGCAAATAATACATTGCCAAAATGGAATAAAGATGAAGTAAATCTCAAATCGAAAGCCGATAAGAGTTGGATGAATATTTTTCACTAA
- a CDS encoding YHS domain-containing (seleno)protein produces the protein MKNKFSAMVFFFILISSGVFAQEKAIFVKNGIAINGYDAVAYFTESKAVEGKNDFSFEWNEAKWLFSSQANLDVFKTNPTKYAPQYGGFCAYGVSENHKSPTDPNAWTIVDDKLYLNYSKKVKELWSKDIPSRIQKANELWPSLNKSN, from the coding sequence ATGAAAAACAAATTTAGTGCGATGGTTTTTTTCTTTATACTCATTTCGAGTGGTGTTTTTGCACAAGAAAAAGCCATTTTTGTCAAAAATGGAATCGCTATCAATGGCTATGATGCCGTAGCGTATTTTACTGAAAGTAAGGCAGTTGAAGGCAAAAACGATTTTAGTTTTGAATGGAACGAAGCTAAATGGTTGTTTAGTTCACAAGCCAATTTAGATGTTTTCAAAACCAATCCAACAAAATATGCTCCGCAATACGGCGGCTTTTGTGCTTACGGCGTGAGCGAAAACCACAAATCGCCAACCGACCCAAATGCTTGGACAATTGTCGATGATAAACTTTACCTCAATTATAGCAAAAAAGTAAAAGAATTATGGTCGAAGGATATTCCGAGCCGTATTCAGAAAGCGAATGAACTTTGGCCTTCTCTCAATAAATCTAACTAA
- a CDS encoding LysE family transporter, whose protein sequence is MSESLAILLLTALISFVGSVHPGPVNLAVVQATLSRNFKAGVWVAISGTLPEIIYTIIALKSQVFLTKNPTILEILEIAIIPFFLIIGVHSFYFSSKSNKEFNLSNRPKEIIGGFVSGILNPQLLPFWVVVLVYLNTFFSLNSISSQVSFVLGAALGAFLILLIFAYLANRFQIKILGLFRRYSIEKVIGLFFISMSVFQTFKILL, encoded by the coding sequence ATGTCTGAATCATTGGCAATATTATTATTAACTGCACTCATTAGTTTTGTAGGTTCGGTTCATCCGGGGCCAGTCAATTTGGCGGTTGTGCAAGCAACGCTTTCTCGGAATTTTAAAGCGGGTGTTTGGGTAGCCATCAGCGGCACGCTTCCTGAAATCATTTACACCATCATTGCACTCAAAAGTCAAGTTTTTTTGACCAAAAATCCAACAATTCTCGAAATTTTAGAAATAGCCATTATTCCTTTTTTCCTGATAATTGGCGTCCACAGTTTTTACTTTAGTTCAAAATCAAACAAAGAATTTAACCTAAGCAATAGGCCAAAAGAAATAATTGGTGGATTCGTCAGTGGCATTCTCAACCCTCAGTTATTGCCTTTTTGGGTAGTGGTATTGGTGTATCTTAACACTTTTTTTAGCCTAAATTCAATAAGTTCGCAAGTTTCGTTTGTGTTGGGAGCTGCTTTAGGTGCATTTCTGATTTTATTGATTTTTGCATATTTAGCAAATCGTTTTCAAATCAAAATACTCGGTCTATTCCGCCGCTATTCCATCGAAAAAGTAATCGGATTATTTTTTATTTCAATGTCTGTGTTTCAAACTTTTAAAATTCTTCTCTGA
- a CDS encoding RNA polymerase sigma factor, producing the protein MFFKKSTFSEDNLESVIKACINNNSQAQRTLIKLHLGFAKSICSRYSSNDQEVEEMVNDGFLKIFNNLSKYDASQPFKAWVRTIMINTAIDYYRANKKYQLHVAIDEVEITDFDDDVISKLSTEEIMSLVRKLTPMYRMVFMLYVIEGYKHKEIAEQLGIQEGTSKSNLQDARIKLQEMIRIHYPHLFDIYSSRKNKLNEH; encoded by the coding sequence TTGTTTTTTAAGAAAAGTACATTTTCGGAAGATAATCTAGAGAGCGTAATTAAAGCTTGCATTAATAATAATAGCCAAGCCCAACGTACGCTTATCAAACTTCATTTGGGGTTTGCTAAGAGTATCTGTTCAAGATATTCGAGCAATGACCAAGAAGTTGAAGAGATGGTAAATGATGGCTTTTTAAAGATTTTCAATAATCTTTCAAAATATGATGCTTCGCAACCTTTCAAAGCATGGGTTCGAACAATTATGATAAATACTGCCATTGATTATTACCGAGCAAATAAAAAATACCAATTACATGTTGCCATTGATGAAGTTGAAATTACTGATTTTGATGATGATGTCATTAGTAAACTTTCCACTGAAGAAATCATGAGTCTCGTACGCAAACTCACACCAATGTATCGTATGGTATTTATGTTATATGTAATTGAAGGATATAAACATAAAGAAATTGCCGAACAATTAGGTATTCAAGAAGGTACTTCAAAATCGAATCTTCAAGATGCTCGCATTAAGTTACAGGAAATGATTCGTATTCATTATCCACATTTATTTGATATTTACTCATCGAGAAAAAATAAACTCAATGAACACTGA